A stretch of Vigna angularis cultivar LongXiaoDou No.4 chromosome 4, ASM1680809v1, whole genome shotgun sequence DNA encodes these proteins:
- the LOC108330990 gene encoding UDP-arabinopyranose mutase 3 isoform X1 translates to MSETGATAILKEEVDIVIPTIRNLEFLEKWRAFFEPYHLIIVQDGDPSKGIKVPEGFDYELYNRNDINRILGSKSHCISFKDSACRCFGFLLSKKKYIFTIDDDCFVAKDPSGKEINALEQHLKNLLTPSTPFFFNTLYDPFREGTDFVRGYPFSLREGVPTAASHGLWLNIPDYDAPTQLVKPLERNTRYVDAVMTIPKGTLFPMCGMNLAFNRELIGPVMYFGLMGDGQPIGRYDDMWAGWCMKVISDHLGFGVKTGLPYVWHSKASNPFVNLKKEYKGIYWQEELIPFFQSVSLPKECTTAQKCYVELSKQVKAKLGKVDEYFNKLADNMVTWIEAWEELNPSVAPKSDALPNGSAK, encoded by the exons ATGTCGGAAACAGGAGCGACGGCGATTCTGAAGGAGGAGGTGGACATAGTTATCCCCACAATAAGGAACCTGGAGTTCTTGGAGAAGTGGAGAGCGTTCTTTGAGCCTTACCACCTCATAATAGTGCAGGACGGTGACCCTTCTAAGGGCATCAAGGTCCCCGAAGGCTTCGACTACGAACTCTACAACCGTAACGACATCAACCGCATTCTGGGCTCCAAGAGCCACTGCATTTCCTTCAAGGACTCTGCATGCCGCTGCTTCGGCTTCTTGCTCTCCAAGAAGAAGTACATCTTCACCATCGACGATGATTGCTTT gTGGCAAAAGATCCATCTGGGAAAGAAATTAACGCCCTGGAACAGCATCTGAAGAACCTTCTGACTCCATCAACCCCGTTTTTTTTCAACACCCTCTACGATCCTTTTAGAGAGGGTACAGATTTTGTCCGTGGATACCCGTTTAGTCTGCGTGAAGGTGTCCCTACAGCTGCTTCTCATGGCCTCTGGCTCAACATTCCTGATTATGATGCCCCAACTCAGCTTGTCAAACCTCTGGAGAGGAACACCAG GTATGTGGATGCAGTAATGACCATACCAAAGGGAACCCTGTTTCCCATGTGTGGAATGAATCTGGCATTCAACCGTGAATTAATCGGTCCTGTAATGTACTTTGGACTCATGGGTGATGGTCAACCTATCGGACGCTATGATGACATGTGGGCTGGTTGGTGCATGAAG GTGATAAGTGATCATCTGGGATTCGGGGTGAAGACAGGTTTGCCTTACGTCTGGCACAGCAAAGCGAGCAACCCATTTGTAAACCTTAAGAAGGAGTACAAAGGAATTTACTGGCAAGAAGAGCTGATTCCATTTTTCCAATCTGTTTCTCTTCCCAAGGAATGCACTACTGCTCAGAAATGCTACGTTGAACTCTCGAAACAAGTGAAGGCAAAACTTGGGAAGGTTGATGAGTATTTCAACAAGCTTGCAGATAACATGGTAACTTGGATTGAAGCTTGGGAGGAACTAAACCCTTCTGTGGCACCAAAATCTGATGCATTGCCCAATGGCTCTGCCAAGTAA